In Tenrec ecaudatus isolate mTenEca1 chromosome 5, mTenEca1.hap1, whole genome shotgun sequence, the following are encoded in one genomic region:
- the MCM4 gene encoding DNA replication licensing factor MCM4, whose amino-acid sequence MSSPASTPSRRGSRRGRASQPQPRPNEDGISSPSRRPAGEDATSGELQPMPTSPGADMLSPAAPDTMFSSPQQFHPSNIPLDFDISSPLIYGTPSSRVEGTPRSGVRGTPLRQRPDLGSARKGRQVDLHSDGPTTEDAVTSEPSLGQKLVIWGTDVNVATCKENFQKFLRDFIDPLAKEEENVAIDISQPVYMQRLEEINVIGEPFLNVNCTHIKSFDKTLYRQLLCYPQEVIPTFDMAVNEIFFDRYPDSILEHQIQVRPFNALKTKNMRNLNPEDIDQLITISGMVIRTSQLIPEMQEAFFQCQVCMHTAHVEIDRGRIAEPSVCDHCHTTHSMVLVHNRSAFSDKQMIKLQESPEDMPAGQTPHTVILFAHNDLVDKVQPGDRVNVTGIYRAVPIRVNPRVSNVKSVYKTHIDVIHYRKTDAKRLHGLDEEAEQKLFSEKRVELLKELSRKPDIYERLASALAPSIYEHEDIKKGILLQLFGGTRKDFSHTGRGKFRAEINILLCGDPGTSKSQLLQYVYNLVPRGQYTSGKGSSAVGLTAYVMKDPETRQLVLQTGALVLSDNGVCCIDEFDKMNDSTRSVLHEVMEQQTLSIAKAGIICQLNARTSILAAANPIESQWNPKKTTIENIQLPHTLLSRFDLIFLMLDPQDEAYDRRLAHHLVALYYQSEEQAEEEFMDMAVLRDYIAYAHCAVTPRLSEEAGQALIEAYVDMRKIGSSRGMVSAYPRQLESLIRLAEAHAKVRFSSKVEAIDVEEAKRLHREALKQSATDPRTGIVDISILTTGMSATSRKRKEELAEALKKLILSKGKTPALKYQQLFDDIRGQSDIAITKDMFEEALRALADDDFLTVTGKTVRLL is encoded by the exons ATGTCGTCGCCAGCGTCCACCCCGAGCCGCCGTGGCAGCCGGCGCGGCCGAGCCTCGCAGCCGCAGCCGC GTCCAAATGAGGATGGCATCTCCTCGCCCTCTCGCAGACCGGCGGGCGAGGACGCCACGTCGGGAGAGTTGCAGCCCATGCCCACCTCGCCTGGGGCCGACATGCTGAGCCCTGCGGCACCGGACACCATGTTCTCCAGCCCTCAGCAATTCCATCCTTCAA acATCCCTCTGGACTTTGACATTAGCTCTCCACTGATTTATGGCACCCCCAGCTCCCGGGTGGAAGGAACCCCTCGGAGTGGTGTGCGGGGCACACCCTTGAGGCAGCGGCCTGACCTTGGATCTGCGCGGAAAGGGCGGCAGGTGGACCTACATTCTGATGGT CCAACAACAGAAGATGCAGTGACAAGCGAACCATCTCTGGGACAAAAGCTTGTGATATGGGGAACAGATGTGAATGTGGCAACGTGTAAAGAAAATTTTCAG AAATTTCTAAGGGATTTTATCGACCCTCTggctaaagaagaagaaaatgtcgcCATAGATATCAGTCAACCTGTATACATGCAACGACTTGAGGAG ATTAATGTTATCGGGGAGCCATTTTTAAATGTAAACTGTACACACATAAAATCTTTTGACAAAACTTTGTACAGACAGCTTCTCTGCTACCCACAG GAAGTTATCCCAACTTTCGACAtggctgtcaatgagatcttctttGATCGGTATCCTGACTCAATATTAGAACATCAGATTCAAGTAAGACCATTCAATGCATTGAAGACTAAGAATATGAGAAACCTTAATCCAGAAG ACATCGATCAGCTCATTACGATAAGTGGCATGGTGATCAGAACTTCCCAGCTGATTCCAGAAATGCAAGAGGCCTTCTTCCAGTGTCAGGTGTGCATGCACACAGCGCATGTGGAGATTGACCGAGGCCGCATCGCGGAGCCCAGTGTGTGTGATCACTGTCACACCACCCATAGCATGGTACTGGTCCACAACCGCTCCGCCTTCTCTGACAAGCAGATG ATCAAGCTCCAGGAGTCCCCCGAGGATATGCCAGCAGGACAGACGCCTCACACGGTCATCCTTTTTGCTCATAATGATCTTGTTGACAAAGTCCAGCCTGGCGACAGAGTGAATGTCACAG GCATCTACAGAGCCGTTCCCATCCGGGTCAATCCAAGAGTGAGTAATGTGAAGTCTGTCTATAAGACGCACATTGACGTCATCCATTATCGGAAAACAGACGCAAAGCGTCTGCATGGCCTTGATGAAGAAGCGGAACAGAAACTTTTTTCAGAGAAGCGTGTGGAACTGCTTAAGGAACTTTCCAGAAAACCAGACATTTATGAGAGACTTGCTTCAGCCTTGGCCCCAAGCATTTATGAACATGAAGATATAAAGAAG GGAATTTTGCTTCAACTCTTTGGGGGAACGAGGAAGGATTTCAGTCACACAGGACGGGGTAAGTTTCGTGCAGAGATCAACATCCTCCTCTGTGGCGACCCTGGTACCAGTAAGTCCCAGCTACTACAGTACGTCTACAACCTGGTTCCCCGCGGGCAGTACACATCTGGAAAAGGGTCCAGCGCAGTCGGCCTCACTGCCTACGTGATGAAGGACCCAGAGACGAGGCAGCTAGTCTTGCAGACGGGCGCCCTCGTCCTCAGCGACAATGGTGTATGCTGCATTGATGAGTTTGACAAGATGAATGACAGTACGCGGTCAGTACTGCACGAAGTGATGGAGCAGCAGACGCTCTCCATTGCGAAG GCTGGGATCATCTGTCAGCTCAATGCACGCACCTCTATCCTGGCAGCAGCCAATCCTATCGAGTCTCAATGGAATCCCAAGAAAACCACTATTGAAAATATCCAGCTGCCTCACACATTATTATCAAG GTTTGATTTGATCTTCCTAATGCTAGACCCTCAGGACGAAGCCTACGACAGGCGCCTGGCTCATCACCTGGTGGCACTGTATTACCAGAGTGAAGAGCAGGCTGAGGAGGAATTCATGGACATGGCAGTGCTGCGAGACTACATCGCCTATGCCCACTGTGCGGTCACACCGCGGCTGAGTGAGGAGGCAGGCCAGGCTCTCATTGAG GCTTATGTCGATATGAGAAAGATTGGTAGCAGCCGAGGAATGGTTTCCGCATACCCTCGACAACTGGAATCATTAATTCGCTTAGCAGAAGCCCATGCTAAGGTACGGTTTTCAAGCAAAGTTGAAGCTATTGACGTTGAAGAAGCAAAGCGCCTTCATCGGGAGGCTCTGAAGCAGTCTGCGACCGACCCCCGGACTGGCATTGTGGATATATCTATTCTTACTACAG GAATGAGTGCCACCTCTCGAAAACGGAAAGAAGAATTAGCTGAAGCTTTGAAGAAACTTATTTTGTCCAAGGGCAAAACACCAGCACTGAAATACCAGCAGCTTTTTGACGATATCCGGGGGCAGTCTGATATC GCAATTACCAAAGACATGTTTGAAGAAGCTCTGCGTGCGCTGGCTGATGATGACTTCTTGACGGTGACTGGAAAGACTGTGCGCTTGCTCTGA